The stretch of DNA CAATCCTCCAAATTATGCTCGAAAACAATATTACAGTTTTCTGAGAAAAGCCATGCGCTACTGCAACAACATCATCATCACAGGTGGAAACCATGATTCTCCCCGCAATTTGGATGCACCCAAAGAACTATTGAAGTACCTGCAAATAAGTGTTGTAGGTGGAGTTCCTGAGGAATTGGAGGAAGAAGTCATTGAAGTGAAGGACGAAGAGGGGAATGTGGTGGGCATTGTGGCAGCTGTTCCTTTTTTGCAGGAAAGAGACATACGTAAAGCCGTTGCAGGAGAAAGCTATGAAGAACGGGTAGAACGCACCCAAAAAGGGATTTTCAACCATTACCAAACCATAGCTGAATACATCGCTGCAAAATATGATGCTTCAAAATTACCCATCATTGCCACTGGACACTTATTTGCAGCAGGGAGTATCACTTCCGAAAGCGAAAAAGACATTCACATCGGCAATCAAGGCAAAGTAACTGCCGAAACTTTTTCCGAGATGTTTGATTATGTGGCATTGGGGCATATTCACAAGCCGCAAAAGGTGAACAAATTGGAGCATATCCGTTATTGCGGCTCACCGATTCCATTGAGTTTCACAGAACATAAAGACGACAAACAAGTTCTTTTGGTGAATTTTGAAGGAGGAAAGTTAGATGAAATTCGCATTTTGCCAATTCCCAATTACCGCAAGTTATTGCGGGTGAAGGGAGATATCGAAAAGGTGATAGCGCATTTGTTGGCCTTAGAAAGTTTTGAAGGAAAGCCCACAACATGGTTGGAAGTGCAGGTGGAACTGGAAGTTTTTGAAGCGGATTTGGAACATCAGGTTCGGCAATTGGTGGCGGACAAAAATGCGGAGGTGCTGATTACCCGCACTGAATACAAATACCGTTCAACGGGTTTGGACGAAGAATTGGGCAATGTGAGTTTGGATGATTTGAAACCAATGGAAGTATTTTTGAAGCGTTGCGACAGTCGGAATGTAGGAGAGGAGCAGCAAAAAGAATTGGTGAACACATTCAATGAATTGTTGGAATGGATGGAGGAGGAGAAAGATTGATATTGAACTTCAATGGTAAAGATTAAAACAACTTCAAAAAAATATGTTCAACAACAACCTAAGCCCTACTCACTTCAATGAAAAAGGCCAAGGTACTTTTCCTGGCTTATTAGGAATTACCATTGTCCACATGGAAGAAGGCAAAACGATTGGTGAAATGCCTGTCAAAAAAGAACTTTTTGCGCCCAATGGGTTTTTACATGCGGGAAGTGTTGTGACCTTTGCAGATACAATCGCAGGTTATTCTACGGTTTCACATTTGCCCGAAAAAGCAAAATCTTTTACAACCATCGAACTCAAAAGTAACTTTATGGGAACAGCCCGAGAAGGTATTTTGGAATGTGAAAGTTTTGCAGAGCATTTGGGACAAACTACGCATGTTTGGCGAGTCGTTGTCAAGCACAAAGAAAGTCAAAAACAGATTGCTATTTTTTCCTGTACCCAATTGATTTTATACTAACCAAATATGACAACTTACAATCAATCCCTTACCGAACTCCAACAAATCGTAGCCGACCTCGAAAACGAAGCCATCGGAGTAGATGAACTATCCGAAAAGGTAAAAAGAGCTTCCGAGCTGATTCAGTTTTGTCAGCAGAAACTGAGGAGTACAGAAGCTGCAATTGGAGAAACTCTGGGCAATCAGCAAGAATAGAAGATGAGTGTTTTATCGTATTTTCGCTGCAATGAATAACAAAATCACCGCTCCAAAAGTAGCACTCAAGATTTGACCCAGTAGTTTGCTAGCATGAATACCGACCAAATCCAAAACAATGTTTCCTATATACGCACCTGCTACTCCCAAAATGACCGTCCAAACCAAACTCATGCTGCGGCCTTTCATCAGTTGATTTGCCAACCAACCCGCCACAGCTCCTACAATCAATAAAATAATCAGTTGCTCCATTTTGTTTGTTTTTGAAGGAGAATGAAATGGTAAAACAATCGTTTCTGCTGACATTTATTTGCTCATCATATTAATGGTGAGAACTTTATAACCCGTTTCCTATTTCTTACTCGCAGCTTTGATTTTGGGTATCAAATACAACAACAATACCGCCCCAAAAGTAGCACTGATAATTTTTCCAATAAGGTGAGTTGCGCTAAAACCTACGATTCCCAAGACGATACTACCAATAAAAGCACCACCAATACCCAAAAGCAAGTTCCAGCCTAAGCCCATACTTGCACCTTTCATCCAAAGATTTGCGAGCCACCCAGCGACAGCACCTACGATAAGCAATACGATAATGTTCATTTTCTAAGTATTTTGATTAGATAAAAAATATGTTTGTCAATCCCTACAACAGAAAATTCTAACTTAGCGTTCCCAAACAAAAGTTAAAAACGATGTCTCAAAAATTAACACTTTATATCATAACTTGTTTTTTGTTTTTTTCCTGCAAAGCCCAAAAACAAGGCGACAACACCCATTCTGACCACAAATACACCAACCACCTCATCAACCAAAGTAGCCCCTATTTGCTGCAACATGCCCACAACCCAGTGGATTGGTTTCCGTGGGGAGAAGAAGCATTGGCAAAGGCAAAAGCTGAGAACAAACCGATGATTATCAGTGTGGGATATGCTGCCTGTCATTGGTGTCATGTGATGGAACACGAATCTTTTGAAGATACCTTGGTGGCCCGCAAAATGAACGAAAACTTTGTGTGTATCAAAGTCGATAGAGAAGAACGCCCCGATGTGGACCAAATTTATATGAACGCTGCTTATATGATAAATGGCAGTGGAGGTTGGCCCTTGAATGCAATTGCCTTGCCCGATAGTCGCCCTATTTTTGCAGGAACCTATTTTCCAAAGGACAATTGGGTGAAAATCTTGGACTATTTTGCGGACAACTTCAAAAACAATTTAGCAGAACTAGAGGCACAAGCAGACAAAATCACCGAAGGCATTCAACAAATCGAAATGGTGCCTTTCCAACCCGAACCTGCTACGTTTGCAGCCGAAGACCTCAATACCATTTTTACCTCTTGGAAACCCCTATTGGATTTTGAGCAAGGTGGAAGAACCACCAAGTCCAATAAATTTCCGATGCCATCTAATTGGGCATATTTGCTTCGCTACCATAGCCTTTTTGGAAATGAAAACGCATTGAAGTCGGTGAATGTCACCCTTGAAAAAATGGCAAATGGCGGAATTTACGACCACCTTGGAGGAGGTTTTGCACGTTATTCAACAGACCCCGATTGGCACGTTCCCCATTTTGAGAAAATGCTTTACGACAATGGACAGTTGGTGAGTTTGTACTCCGAAGCCTATCAATACGCACCCAATCCGCTCTACAAAAAGACGGTCTATGAAACACTGGAGTTTGTCAAACGAGAATTAACCTCGCCTGAAGGGGGCTTTTATTCTTCATTAGATGCAGACAGTGAAGGCGAAGAAGGCAAATTTTATGTGTGGACAAAAGCGGAAATAGACTCTATTTTGGGCAAACAAGATGCGGTTATCTTCAATGCTTACTACAATGTGACTTCACAGGGCAATTGGGAAGAACACAAAAATGTGTTGCGGGTATTGAAGGAAAAAGAGTTCATGGCTTCAAAATTGGCGATTCCTTTGGCGCAATTGAATCAAGTGATTGATGATTCCAAAGTCAAATTGATGGCGGCTCGTGACAAAAAAGTGCGTCCGCCTTTGGATGACAAAATTTTGACGGGATGGAATGCCTTGATGTTGAAGGGCTATGTAGATGCCTACCGAGTTTTTGGAGAACAAGCGTTTTTGGATGTGGCTTTGAAGAACGCCAATTTTTTACTGCAAAATGCCCTGCAAAGTGATGGGAGCCTCCATCGAAACTACAAAGAAGGAAAGTCTTCTATCAATGCTTTTTTAGACGATTATTCCTTACTCATTGAAGCCTTTGTGAGTCTGTACCAAGCGACTTTTGATGAACAATGGCTCTACAAATCCAAAGACCTTGCGGATTATGCCATTGCACATTTCCACGACGATAATTCCAAAATGTTCTTTTACACTTCTGACCAGGATGCAGCTTTGATTGCTCGAAAGATGGAGATTACCGACAATGTGATTCCAAGTTCCAATTCTTCTATGGCAAAAGCCTTGTTTTATTTGGGTACTTACTTCAACAACGAAGACTACTTGAAAATGTCGGAGCAGATGTTGACAAATGTGAAAGAGGATGTAAAAACGCAAGCTCCTTTCTACTCCAATTGGGCGATTTTGATGACATATTTCGTCAAGACACCTTATGAAGTGGCTATCGTGGGGCCTGATTTCGCTGCAAAACGTGCGGAAATGGATCAACATTTTCTACCAAACGCTTTTTTATTGGGTGGCAATTCGGAAGGTACTTTGGAACTGCTCAAAAGTAAATTGGTAGAAGGACAAAACCGCATTTATGTCTGTCAAAACAAAGTGTGTAAATTCCCTGTGGAAGAGGTAAGCAAGGCGGTGGAGTTAATGGAATAGGGCTTACTTCAATGTCTTGATTAAGAAACAAATCTGAGAAAACAAACTTGGATTTTTTTAGAAATTTTACCAATATTGAGCAAAAAAGCAATCAATGAATTCCAATCAATTTACCCCCTACAACCGAGATACCTACGAAGCCGAAGAAATGACTCAAAGGAGCCGAGAATTTAGAAATTGGCTGGACAAGAGGCGGACAGTTAGGACTTTTTCGGACAAAGCTGTGCCAAAAGAAGTGATGGAAAATATCATTATGAGTGCATCTTCGGCACCTTCTGGCGCACACAAACAGCCGTGGACATTTTGTGTAATCGGCAATGCCGAACTCAAAAGTACCATCCGAAAAGCGGCAGAAGAGGAAGAATACACCAACTATCATGGGCGAATGTCGGAAGAATGGCTCGAAGATTTACAGGTATTTGATACCGATTGGCACAAGCCTTTCATTGAAGTAGCACCGTGGGTAATCGTGGTTTTTAGGAAAATATATGATGTAGATGAAGAGGGAAACCGTAAAACCAATTATTATGTGACTGAATCGGTGGGTATTGCGACAGGTTTTTTACTGACTGCCATTCATCAAGCAGGGCTTGTAGCATTGACACACACGCCGAGTCCGATGAATTTTTTGGGAGAGATATTGAAGCGACCCAAAAACGAGAAGCCTTTTTTATTGATTCCTGTGGGTTATCCTGCCGAGAATACGCAGGTGCCAGATTTGAAGCGAAAGGAGTTGGAGGAAGTGAGTATGTTTTTTGAATAACACAAAAACAAAAGGCCACTATTTATGTAAAATAGTGGCCTTTTGGGTTATTGATTTTATTTCATTAAAGCACCTCGGCTACAATACGGTCATTGATTTGTTTCACCATTTTGGTCAAAACAGGTCTTGGCCCTACTTCAATAAACATACGTGCGCCGTCTTCCACCATATTTTCAATGGTTTGTGTCCACCTTACAGGAGATGTTAGGTGTGCAATTAAGTTGGCTTTGATTTCTTCGGGGTCTTGCGTTGCTGTTCCTGTAACATTTTGATAGACAGGACAAGGAGGCTCTCTGAAAGTTGTTTCTTCAATCGCCTTAGCCAGTTCCACTTTTGCAGATTCCATCAAAGGAGAATGAAATGCGCCACCTACTTTCAATTTCAATACATTTCGAGCACCTGCTTCCTTGAGTCTTTCAGAAGCAATTTCAATGCCTCTTAAGGTTCCAGAAATGACCAACTGACCAGGATGGTTGTAGTTTGCAGGTACGACCACTTCTTCTTCAATGCTTGCACAAATACTTTCAATAATTGAATCTTCCAATCCAAGTACAGCAGCCATTGTAGAAGGATTCGCTTCACAGGCAGCTTGCATCAATTCCGCACGTCTGGCAACCAAACGAAGTGCATCGGCATATTTGATAGCCCGAATAGCAGACAAAGCAGAAAATTCTCCAAGAGAATGACCTGCTACCATATCGGGTTTGAAATCACGGGTAACACGGGCTTTTATCACGGAGTAAACAAATACTGCGGGCTGAGTAATTTTTGTTTGTTGCAACTCTTGTTTTGTGCCATCCATCATGATTTTACTCAACTTGAAGCCGAGAATATCATCGGCTATTTCCAAGTATTCCATAGATGTCTCGGAAAGAGAGCAGAGGGTTTTGCCCATACCTACTGTCTGTGAACCCTGTCCTGTAAAGATAAACGCATTCATCGTAATTGTAATTATTTAAAGGTTTCCAGAATTGTAATTGTCTTAATCACCATAGTATTCTACGTAAATATTTTCCGTTTCGGTGAGCTTTACGCAATGTAATTGACAGTCGTTTGCTTCAATGTGAGGTGCTAATTCTCGCCAGATTGCTATTGCAAAATTTTCGGTAGAAGGAATCACTCCCTGCAAAAAATCTACATCTAAGTTGAGGTTTCGGTGATCTACCTTCTCAATAACGTATTCACGTATGATTGTACTCAGTGTTTTTACATTGATAATGAAACCTGTATCAGGATTCGGGGTTCCTTTCACTGTTACAAACAAATGATAGTTGTGACCATGCCAATTTTCATTCGCACATTTGCCAAAAACAGCATCATTTGTTGCTTGATCCCAATTGGGATTATACAGTTTATGAGCCGAATTGAATCGTTCCCTTC from Chitinophagales bacterium encodes:
- a CDS encoding exonuclease SbcCD subunit D C-terminal domain-containing protein — protein: MKILHTADWHLGQRLCDFDRQAEHDHFLQWLLETLKEEQVDALIVAGDVFDVHNPPNYARKQYYSFLRKAMRYCNNIIITGGNHDSPRNLDAPKELLKYLQISVVGGVPEELEEEVIEVKDEEGNVVGIVAAVPFLQERDIRKAVAGESYEERVERTQKGIFNHYQTIAEYIAAKYDASKLPIIATGHLFAAGSITSESEKDIHIGNQGKVTAETFSEMFDYVALGHIHKPQKVNKLEHIRYCGSPIPLSFTEHKDDKQVLLVNFEGGKLDEIRILPIPNYRKLLRVKGDIEKVIAHLLALESFEGKPTTWLEVQVELEVFEADLEHQVRQLVADKNAEVLITRTEYKYRSTGLDEELGNVSLDDLKPMEVFLKRCDSRNVGEEQQKELVNTFNELLEWMEEEKD
- a CDS encoding PaaI family thioesterase, translating into MFNNNLSPTHFNEKGQGTFPGLLGITIVHMEEGKTIGEMPVKKELFAPNGFLHAGSVVTFADTIAGYSTVSHLPEKAKSFTTIELKSNFMGTAREGILECESFAEHLGQTTHVWRVVVKHKESQKQIAIFSCTQLILY
- the xseB gene encoding exodeoxyribonuclease VII small subunit, whose translation is MTTYNQSLTELQQIVADLENEAIGVDELSEKVKRASELIQFCQQKLRSTEAAIGETLGNQQE
- a CDS encoding GlsB/YeaQ/YmgE family stress response membrane protein, which encodes MEQLIILLIVGAVAGWLANQLMKGRSMSLVWTVILGVAGAYIGNIVLDLVGIHASKLLGQILSATFGAVILLFIAAKIR
- a CDS encoding GlsB/YeaQ/YmgE family stress response membrane protein gives rise to the protein MNIIVLLIVGAVAGWLANLWMKGASMGLGWNLLLGIGGAFIGSIVLGIVGFSATHLIGKIISATFGAVLLLYLIPKIKAASKK
- a CDS encoding thioredoxin domain-containing protein, coding for MSQKLTLYIITCFLFFSCKAQKQGDNTHSDHKYTNHLINQSSPYLLQHAHNPVDWFPWGEEALAKAKAENKPMIISVGYAACHWCHVMEHESFEDTLVARKMNENFVCIKVDREERPDVDQIYMNAAYMINGSGGWPLNAIALPDSRPIFAGTYFPKDNWVKILDYFADNFKNNLAELEAQADKITEGIQQIEMVPFQPEPATFAAEDLNTIFTSWKPLLDFEQGGRTTKSNKFPMPSNWAYLLRYHSLFGNENALKSVNVTLEKMANGGIYDHLGGGFARYSTDPDWHVPHFEKMLYDNGQLVSLYSEAYQYAPNPLYKKTVYETLEFVKRELTSPEGGFYSSLDADSEGEEGKFYVWTKAEIDSILGKQDAVIFNAYYNVTSQGNWEEHKNVLRVLKEKEFMASKLAIPLAQLNQVIDDSKVKLMAARDKKVRPPLDDKILTGWNALMLKGYVDAYRVFGEQAFLDVALKNANFLLQNALQSDGSLHRNYKEGKSSINAFLDDYSLLIEAFVSLYQATFDEQWLYKSKDLADYAIAHFHDDNSKMFFYTSDQDAALIARKMEITDNVIPSSNSSMAKALFYLGTYFNNEDYLKMSEQMLTNVKEDVKTQAPFYSNWAILMTYFVKTPYEVAIVGPDFAAKRAEMDQHFLPNAFLLGGNSEGTLELLKSKLVEGQNRIYVCQNKVCKFPVEEVSKAVELME
- a CDS encoding nitroreductase family protein → MNSNQFTPYNRDTYEAEEMTQRSREFRNWLDKRRTVRTFSDKAVPKEVMENIIMSASSAPSGAHKQPWTFCVIGNAELKSTIRKAAEEEEYTNYHGRMSEEWLEDLQVFDTDWHKPFIEVAPWVIVVFRKIYDVDEEGNRKTNYYVTESVGIATGFLLTAIHQAGLVALTHTPSPMNFLGEILKRPKNEKPFLLIPVGYPAENTQVPDLKRKELEEVSMFFE
- the fabD gene encoding ACP S-malonyltransferase yields the protein MNAFIFTGQGSQTVGMGKTLCSLSETSMEYLEIADDILGFKLSKIMMDGTKQELQQTKITQPAVFVYSVIKARVTRDFKPDMVAGHSLGEFSALSAIRAIKYADALRLVARRAELMQAACEANPSTMAAVLGLEDSIIESICASIEEEVVVPANYNHPGQLVISGTLRGIEIASERLKEAGARNVLKLKVGGAFHSPLMESAKVELAKAIEETTFREPPCPVYQNVTGTATQDPEEIKANLIAHLTSPVRWTQTIENMVEDGARMFIEVGPRPVLTKMVKQINDRIVAEVL
- a CDS encoding 6-carboxytetrahydropterin synthase, with the protein product MVYLTRRERFNSAHKLYNPNWDQATNDAVFGKCANENWHGHNYHLFVTVKGTPNPDTGFIINVKTLSTIIREYVIEKVDHRNLNLDVDFLQGVIPSTENFAIAIWRELAPHIEANDCQLHCVKLTETENIYVEYYGD